The nucleotide window GCCACCTGCTCGACCTGGCCGATGAAGATGACGTGGTCGCCCTCGTCGTAGCGGCTTTTGTTGAAGCACTCGAAATGCGCCATGGCGCCGGTGATCAGCGGCGCGCCGGCCACGCCGGGCGTCCAGTCGACGCCTTTCCAGCGGTCGGCCAGCGGCGTGGCAAAGCGCAGCGCCAGCGCGTGCTGATCGGCCGCCAGCACGTTGATGGCGTAATGCGAGCCAGCGCGAAACGCGTCCAGCGACAGCGAACGCTGGCTCAGGCTCCACAGCACCAGGGGCGGATCGAGCGAGACCGAGTTGAACGAATTGGCCGTCAGCCCCACCAGCTCGCCCGATGGCGTGCGAGCGCTGACGATGGTCACGCCGGTGGCGAACATGCCCAAGGCGGCGCGGAACTCGAGCGGCGAAAAAGAGGGGACGGCGTGGGTGGGCAGGTGCATGGCGGCTCGGCGAGCAGCCAGCCATGATAGCGAGCAGGGGTTGGCCGTGTGGCCGCTGGGGTGGAGACCCTTGCGCCGCCCCATCACACTGGGGCGGCGCATCAAGCCCCTTCAGAAGGCCGTGGAGCAGGCCCCCGCGGGAACGCCGCGGCCGCGGGCGCGTCTTCAGGGGGGGTAGCATCCATTCATGCGTCTTCCCACCTACACCATGCTCGGCCACGGCCCGGTGGTGCTGATGCTGCACGGCGCGGGCGGCGGTTTTCGTTCGTTCGCGCCGCAGGTCGAGACGCTGGCCAGCCTGGGTTTTCGCGCCGTGGCGTGGAACATGCCGGGCTACGGCCAAAGCGCGCCGATCGAGCCCTATGGCTTCAAGGGCCTGGCCGAAAGCGCCATCGCGCTGATCGAATCGCTGGCGCCTGTGACGGGCGGCGCGCCGCTGGCGCTGCTCGGCCAAGGGATGGGCGCCATGGTTGCGCAGGAGGTGGTGCTGCGCCGCCCCGATCTGATCGGCCAGCTGGTGCTGGTGACCACCGCCGCCGCCGTGCTGCCGGGCGACGGCTACAGCCGCCATGCCGAGCAAGGGCTGGCTTGGTTGGAGCAGGGTCAGTCGATGGATGCCATCGCCGGCAACCTGCTGCCGCAACTGTGCGGCCCCGGCGCGCTGCCCGCCGGCGTGCAGCTGGCCGCGCACTGCCAGGCGCAAGTGCCCGCGGCCACCTGGCGGCGGGCGCTGCAGGCGCTGGCGTCGTTCGATCGCCGCGCCGCGCTCGGCCTGATCCACGTGCCGGCGCTCCTGGTGGCCGGCCAGCACGACCCCGTGACGCCGCCCGCGTCGATGCAGGCCATGGCCGCCGCCATCACCGGCGCGCAGTGCGTGACCGTGCCCCACAGCGGCCACCTGCCGCACCTGGAACGCCCGGAGGAATTCGACACCCTGCTGCTCGGCTTCCTGCGCCACGCCAGGGCGTGGCTGCACTGAGCCTAGAAACGGCAGTTGACCGCTTGCTTCCTTTACCAAGGTCTCATGGTGCTTGAGTTTTTTGGCTTCGTTGCCGCTCACCTGTGGGGTGAGCGCGCTATGCACCCGATCGCACCACTGCGGCCGCGCCATGCCGCGTTGCTTGTCCTTGCAGGCAGTAGCCTGCGGCGTCCTCGCGCCTTGCCTGGCACGCCCTCAGCGGCACGCTCGGGCGCATTCAACTGCCGTTTCTAGGCTGAGTACGGTTTTCTATAATTTTAATAGCTGCTCGCGCTTGTCCAGAAAGCGCTAGAGGCCGAAAACGCTAAAAGAGACAATTCCGGCGACGAGCCAGCCAGCGCCCACCGCCACACGCTCAGGGCTGCGCAGCAAGCCCTTTCAAACGGCCGCGGAGCAGGCCACAAAGGAACGCCGTGGCCGGGGTCCCCCCCGGCCACTGGCGTTGTCCCCCTGGGGGGACGCCGCGCAGCGGCTCAGGGGGTTATCTGACCAACAACACCGGCGTCTCGCAATTGGCCAGCACCCGGGTGGCCACCGAGCCCATCACCAGGCTGCCCAGCGCGCCATGGCCGCGCGAGCCCATGATGACCATGTCGTAGCCCCCGCTCTGCGCCGTTTTGGCGATGGTGTCGCCCGCGTTGCCGACCTTGGACAGGGTCTTGACCTTCAGGTTGTGCCGCGTGAGGAACTTGGTCACCGGCTCCAGCACCTTGGCCGCTTCCTCGGCGTAGTAGGAGTCCACCACGTCCTTGCCGACGGCGGCGCGCGCCCGCGGCGGCAGCGTGCCTTGCACCGTGAGGGCGGTGAATTCGATGTCACCCGAGAACATGTCCAGGTGCGTGGTCAGATAGGCCAGCATCTTCTTGGTGAACGAGCTGCCGTCAACGGCCAGAAGAATCTTCATCGGGGTCTCCTGTCAAAAATTCGGTGAATGCCTTGAGTCTAAAGGCTGGGGTGACGGCCACTGGGGGCCGGATCAAGCCGGGTCAGTGCCCGCGCGCGCCACCGGCACGGTGCCACGCGGCACAAACGTGGCCTGCTCGCCCTTTTGGGCGTAGCCCAGCGGGTTGGCCACCACGCGGCAGCGGCCGGCTCGGTAATCGATGGGGCAGTGCAGGTGGCCATGCAGCCACAGGTCGGCCAGCGGCAGCAGCTCGTCCAGCGCGTTGCAAAAGCCGGCGGTACCGGGCACCAGGCCATAGCGCGGGTCGGCGCTTTGCAGGCTGGGCGCGAAGTGCGTCACGACCACGGTGGGGCCGTCAAAGGGTTCGGCCAGCGCGGCGCGCAGCCACTGCTGACAAACCAGCGCCTGCGCGCGTGTCTGCTCGGCCAAAAAAGATTCGCCATCGCGCGTGGCGGCGGCAAAGCGCAGGTAATGATTGGCCGCGCGGTACGCCTTTTCGCGTGCTTGCAACCGATCGGCCAGCGTGGCCGTGGGGCCGCGCGGCGCCAGCGCGTCGAAGTCGGACCACAGCGTGGTGCCGATGAAGCGCACGCCCCGCAGCACGTGCGTTTCGCGCTCCAGCCAGATCAGGCCGAGCCGCTCGCAAGTCGCGCGCAGGCGCGCGTGCGTGGCGTCGAAGTCGAGCGCGTCGTATTCGTGGTTGCCCGGCACCACCAGCACGGGCACCGGCCAGCCGGCAAAGCGGCCCAGGCCAAAGTCGCCATCGCCCAGCGCCGGCAGGGCCGAGCCGTGCTGATACGAGCCAATGTCGCCCGCCAGCACCAGCACATCGGCGCCCGGCGCGGGCTGTGGCCGAAAGCCGGTGTTCTCTTCCAGGTGCAGGTCGGACAAAAGCTGGATGTTCATGGGTCAAAAGCAACAAAGTAGAGGCAGTTTGTCACGCCGCGATCCGGGCGCTGGCGGATTGGAGGCTGACATCTAGGTAAAAACCCTAGGATCGCGGACAATGGAGGCACCGGCCAAAAGCCATTTCAAGAGGGCGCTCCATTCACCGTTGGGCGCAAAACACCATGTTGACGCTGCTGAACCAGCTTTTTTCTCCCGCCAAACCCGCCGCCAACGAGCCTGTGCCGGCCCGCCAGGGCGTGGCCCCCAATCTGATGGACCGCGCCGAAGCCTGCGCCGGCCAGGATCCGCAGCGCGCCGCCGAGCTGCGCCAGGCCGCCGTGGCCTACCTGGGCGTGGTGCGCTGAGCGCCAGTATCCCGCGATACTTCAAAATTCATAGCTGCTCGCGCTTGTCAGAAAAGCGCTGGCACCTGTTTTTGCATTGAAACTCATCGTCAGCGCCTTTGGGCGGTCTGGCGTAAAAAAGGCCCGTCAGCGACGGGCCTTTTTTCTTGGGGCGGGCTGGCCTCAGTCCACGGCCGCCAGGCGCTGCTGCAGGGCTTGGCGCGTTTGCGGCAACGCGGGCGGCAGGCCTTGCGCCAGCTGCGCGAACAGCTCGTCGTGCAGGGCGAACTCCTCCTCCCATGCCGCCTTGTCGATGCTGGTCACGGTGGCGAACTGCTCGGGCGTGAAAGCCAGGCCCGTCCAGTTGATCTCGCCATACGCCGGCGTGATGCCGAACATGGTCTGCTGGCCGGCCACGCGGCCTTCGGCGCGGTCGATGATCCATTTGAGCACGCGCATGTTCTCGCCGTAGCCGGGCCAAACAAACTTGCCATCGCCGCCCTTGCGGAACCAGTTGACGCAGTAGATGGCGGGCAACTGGGCGCCCTGTGCCTTGAGCTGCTCGCCTACCGCCAGCCAGTGGCCAAAGTAGTCGGCCATGTTGTAGCCGCAGAAGGGCAACATGGCGAACGGATCGCGCCGCACCACGCCCTGGGCGCCGAAGGCGGCGGCGGTGGTCTCGCTGCCCATGGTGGCGGCCATGTAGACGCCCTCGGTCCAGTCGCGCGCCTCGGTCACCAGCGGGATGGTGGTGCTGCGGCGGCCGCCGAAGATGAAGGCGTCGATCGGCACCCCGGCCGGGTCATCCCACGCGCCGTCGAGCGCGGGGTTGTTGGTGGCGGCCACGGTGAAGCGGGCGTTGGGGTGGGCGGCTTTCTGGCCGGCTTTTGCGCTTTCGGGCGTCCAGTCCTTGCCCTGCCAGTCGATCAGGTGCGCAGGTAGCTGGTTGCCCTGGTCTTTTTCGATGCCCTCCCACCACACGTCGCCGTCGTCGGTCAGGGCGACGTTGGTGAAGATCACGTTCTTGTGCAGGCTGGCCATGCAGTTGGGGTTGGTGAGCAGGTTGGTGCCCGGCGCCACGCCGAAGTAACCCGCCTCGGGGTTGATGGCGACCAGCTTGCCGTCGGCGCGCGGCTTGATCCAGGCAATATCGTCGCCGATGGTGGTCACCTTCCAGCCCTCGAAGCCGGCGGGCGGCACCAGCATCGAGAAGTTGGTCTTGCCGCAGGCCGAGGGAAAGGCGGCGGCCACGTGGTACTTCTGGCCCTCGGGCGATGTCACGCCCAGGATCAGCATGTGCTCGGCCAGCCAGCCTTCGGCGCGGCCCATGCTGGAGGCGATGCGCAGCGCGAAACACTTTTTGCCGAGCAGCGCGTTGCCGCCGTAGCCCGAGCCGTAAGACCAGATTTCGCGCGTTTCGGGGAAGTGCACGATGTACTTCACATCCGGGTTGCACGGCCAGGGGGTCTGGTCTGTTTCGCCAGCGGCCAGCGGCGCGCCAACGGTGTGCACGCAGGGCACGAAGTTGCCGTTGTCGCCCAGCACGTCGAGCGCGCCCCGGCCCATGCGCGTCATCAGCTTCATGTTGACGGCGACATAGGCGCTGTCGGACAGCTCGACGCCGATGTGGGCGATCGGGCTGCCCAGCGGCCCCATGCTGAACGGGATGACGTACATGGTGCGCCCGCGCATGCAGCCGTCAAACAAGGGATCGAGCTTGGCGCGCATCTCGGCCGGCGGCGTCCAGTTGTTGGTGGGGCCGGCGTCTTCCTGCTTTTCGGAGCAGATGAAGGTGCGGTCTTCGACGCGCGCCACGTCGGACGGGTCGGACCACGCCAGAAAAGAACCCGGCCGCTTGGCGGGGTTGAGCTTCTTGAAGGTGCCGGCGTCCACCAGCTGCTGGCACAGGCGGTCGTATTCGGCATCGCTGCCGTCGCACCAATAGACGCTGTCGGGCTTGCACAGCGCCACCATGTCGCCCACCCAGGCGATCAGTTTGGCGTTTTGCACGTGGTCGGGGACGTTCAAGTCCTTGACCATTCCGGGGGTCAGGGGGGCGTTCATCGGCACAGCTCCTAAGTTGAAAATCGCTCTTTCCGAAAGTCCGGAACCTTGGGAAAGCGGATTCAAACCGTGGCTTGGTGCCCGTCATTGAAAAAAACCGCCCGATGGGGCGGTGTGGCCGAAGCGGCGTGGACGTGACGATTTTATGAAATCGGCCCCACGCCAACCTGACGCCGGTGCGTCACCTGGCGCGGAGGTGGGGCGCTATATTTTTAGGAGCTTCTCGCGCTTGTCCGGCGGGCGCACGGGCCGGTTTTTATGCTCAAACTGGCCTTTAGGCCATCTTCACCGCGATGAAGGCGAGCAGAAAAATCAGGATCGCGCCCGCCAGCGGAATCACCCACGGAATGTGCTGCGTAACGGCCTCGACGGGGTCTTCGGAGTGGGCCGGGTCGTGGTGGTCGGGCGCTGACATGGGATGAGCCTCTTCAAACGGGGGATCAACGATTCTATAGGCCGGCGAATGAAAGAGCGGCCCTGGGGGGGAAGCCGGGGCCGTTCACGCGCCGCGGGGGCGCTGCTAGCTCTGTCAGGGCAGGTCGTTGGGTGGCGCGGTGGTGCTGTCCAGCGGCTTGGTGACCATCGCCGGTGCCTCGGCGGCCTTTGGCTGGCCCAGCCGATCCACCCAGCGCGACGCCAGGCGGCCAGCGGCTTCGCGCCCGCCCAGCCCGAAGGCCAGTGCCACGGCCACCGCGATGGCGCCCAGCGTGAGGCCGAACGCCAGGTTGACGATGTCGTCGGCAATGCCCATGGCGCGCAGGCCCATCGCCAGCACGATGCCCAGGATGGCGAAGCGCGCCACCTTGGCCAGCGCGTTGCCGTTGCCCTCGCCTTCGCCGTTGGCGCGGTTGATGGCTTCGTAAGCCACGTTGGCCAGCATGAAGCCGATGATCAGAATCGCCGAGCCCAGCAGCACGTCGCCGGCGAACTCGATGAAGGTTGTGATCATGTCGCTGAAGCGGTGAAAGCCGAGCTGGTTGCCCGCCTCGACGGTGGCAAACAGCATGGCGAACACCAGCGCGATGCGGCCCACCAAGGCCGACGGCGGGGTGCGCGCGAAGGCGTGCTGCATGCCCATCTTCGACGGCAGGGTGTCGAAACCGACGTTGGCCAACAGGCTGGCCAGCAGACGCGCCGCGAACGAGGCCACCAGCCAGGTGATCAGCAGAATCAGCCCGGCGGCGATGATGCGCGGCACCGCGTCCATCAGCAGCGCCAGCATCTCGGTGGCGGGGCGCGAGATGGCCTCGATCTTGAGCGCGTCCAGCGCCGCGATCAGCGCCGGCACGAACACCACGATGAACACCAGCAGCCCGGCCAGGCTCGACAGCTGCACGGTGCTGGCAAGGCCCGCCTTGTTGCCAATCTGATCAGCCCCCGCTGAGCGCAGCAGGTTGGTGGTCAGGTTGCGCAGCACGGTGGCCACGATCCAGCCCACGCCGCCGATGACCAGCGCGGCCACGATGTTGGGCAGGATGTCGAGCGCCTTGGCCGTCATCTCGCGCAGCGGCGACAAGAGGCCATCCATCTGCAACGTGCCCAGTATGGCCGGCACGAACAGCAGAATCACCAGCCAGAACAAGGCGTTCGACAGGTTCTCGCTGATGGGGGATATGTTGGCGTGCTCGGACAGTTTTTCGTCCAGCGTGGTGCGGTCCAGCACCTTTTGCGTGATGCCGCGCACCAGCGTGGCCACCAGCCACGACAACAGCGCCAGCAGCAGGGCGCCGAGCACGCGCGGCGCGTACTCGAACAACTGCGTGGTCAGCGCCGCGAACGAGCCCGACACCATCGACAGGTTGAGCGCGTTGAACACGGCCGCCAGCGTGAGCAGCATGACCACCCAGAACAACACCAGCGCCACCACGCCCTCGATGTCCACCGGCTTGCCCGTGGTGCCCGAGAAGCGTTGATTGAGCTTGAGCGCCCCCAACCCCTTGCGTGCGCCAGCCTTGACCAGCGCGGCGGCGAACCAGCCGATGATGAAAATGACCAGGGCGCCCAGCACCTGGGGGATGTGCACGCCCATCGAGCCTTGCAGCGAGTCCCACATCGTGTTCCAGTTGTTCATTCACACACTCCTCACATAAATTGACAACTTTGGTCGCATGATCGCCCGCGCGCGTGACATCGTCAACTGCGCGGCTTGTAGGACGGGGCCGCCCCTGGCCCGATCGCTCGGAATCTGTTCAAAATCCCGTTGCGGGCGCCAGGGTGTTCCAAGTCCGCATCCCTGCCGCCTCGCGCCGGGATCTTGAACAGGCTCAGGACACGAAGTGCCCGAGAGTGCCAAATAGTTGTGTCCGGCGCGCGACATGGGGTGCTTCAAGCGCCCGAAAGCTGTCTTCCACCCCCGCCGCGATTGCGTTATGGTGACATTGGTGTAAGCGCTCAATCCCCAGGGAGGCTGCTGATGGCGAAACGGATGATCGCGGTGCGTGAACAGGCGGGCCTGCTGGCGTCGCCGGGCTTGGCCACGGCGCCGGTGCTGGATTTGATGTGCTCGCACTTCGTGCTGACGCTGGCCGCCCAACAAGGCAGCAAGTTCAATGTGCGGCGCGACATCAACGGCCTGATGGCGCTGGCCGGCCGCCACCTGATGTGGCCCGAGCCGGTACTGACGCGCCTGCGCGAATTCCTGACGCGGCGCTGCAAGGACAACGAGTTCTGGCGCGGGCACGAGGCGCTGTCCAACGCCGAATTCCTGGAGCGGCACGGCCTCTGGCGCGGCCCGTATGAAGAAGGCACGCTTTACTTCTACCTGGACGAATACGCCAAGGACGCGCCCAAGGACCTGCTGGCGCTGCTGACCAGCACCGGCCAGTGGATCAGCCATGCGCTGAAGAAGCAGTTGACCCTGGTCGAGAAAAACATCGATTCGCTATCGAATCTGTTGCAGCTGAACAAGGCGGAGCGGGCGTTGCTGCTCTATGGAACGCTGGCACGCTACCAGCGCGACTTGCGCAGCATCCTGGTCGAGTTCAAGGTCAACAACGCGCCCGAAGCCTATGCGGCAATCGCCGAGCTGGCGGACGTGCCCGCCAGCGAAGTGGCCGAAGCCTTGCGCGCCGGCGGCCGGCTCGAGCGCATCGGCCTGGTCGAGAACCTGATCTCCGAGCACAGCATCACCGACCTGGCCGACCTGATGAAGGTCAGCGAAAAGCTGCCGCCAGTGCTGATGCGCGAATACCGTGACCGCGCCGAGCTGATGGCCGTGTTCACGCGCCCCGCCGCCAAGAGCGAACTGAAAAGCAGCGACTTCGGCTTCGTCGGCGACGACGTGCAGGTGCTCATCCACCTGCTGCGCAAGGCGCAGAAAACCAAGGCGCAGGGCGTCAACGTGCTGATGTACGGCCCGCCCGGCACCGGCAAGACCGAGCTGGCCAAGGTGGTCGCGGCCGAGGCGGGGCTGGACCTGTTCGAGGTCGAATACGCCGACCGTGACGGCAACAGCCTGTCGGGCCGCGATCGCTACCGCTCGATGCAGATCGCGCAGGTGTTCCTCAAGGGCTCGCAGGAGGCAGCGCTGCTGTTTGACGAGGTCGAGGACGTGTTCCCGCCCATCAGTGTCGACGCCGCCGGCCTGATGGCGCGCGCCGAGCAGCAGGCGCTGGGCGCCGCCGTGGGCCACAGCGTCAACGGCAAGGCCTGGGTCAACCAGATCCTGGAGAGCAACCCGGTGCCCACCATCTGGGTCACCAACCGCATCGAGCAGATCGATCCGGCCTTCCGGCGCCGCTTTGCCTACCACCTGGAGCTGAAATCGCCCCCGCCCGGTGCGCGCGAGCAGCTCATCCGCAAGACGCTGGACGGCGTTCCCGTGAGCGACGAATTCGTTGCCAAGCTGACCGAGCGCAAAGGCCTGACGCCGGCCCAGATCCGCACCGCGGTGCGCTTTGCCGACCTCGCGCACGTGGGTGACAGCGCCGGCGGCGTCGCCTTCGAGTCGCTGATCGACCGGCAGCTGAAAAACTCCGACGCCGCGCTCGGCCGCAAGCCCGACGATGCGCAGGCCAAGAAGGGCCGCCGCAAGGTCACGACCTACGACCTCGACATGCTCAACGTCGAAAGCCGTTTCGAGATCCCGCGCATCGTCGAGGCCTTGAAAGCGCGCGGCCACGGCGCGCTGTGCTTCTACGGCGCGCCCGGCACCGGCAAGACCGCTTTGGGCGAGTACATCGCCGAACACCTGGGCCAGCCGCTCATCATCAAGCAGGCCAGCGACCTGGTGAGCAAATACGTCGGCGAAACCGAGCAGAACATGGCCGCCATGTTCAAGGAAGCGACCGAAGAAAACGCCGTGTTGCTGCTGGACGAGGCCGACAGCTTCTTGATGGACCGGCGCGGCGCCCACCGCACCTACGAGGTGACCGAGGTCAACGAAATGCTGCAACAGATGGAGCGCCACCACGGCGTCTTCATCTGCACCACCAACCTGCTCGACCGCATCGACCAGGCGGCGCTGCGGCGCTTCACGTTCAAGATCAAGTTCATGCCGTTGAAGGCCGAGCAGCGCGAGCGCATGTTCGTCACCGAGGCTTTGGGTGGAAATGCGGACTTGATGACGCCAGACGCGCGCCAGCGGCTATCGAAACTGGAGCAACTGGCGCCTGGCGACTTTGCCGCCGTCAAGCGCCAGACCGATATCCTGGCGGCCGAGTTTTCAGTCGAGGAGTTCCTGGAGCAGCTCGAAGCCGAGCACCGCATCAAGCCCGAGGTGCGCGAGCAGCGAAGCATGGGTTTCGTGCATTAGCCAAGCTGTGGCGGCTCGCTGGCCGCGGGCGGCTGTTGACCGCGCAGTGGAAACCGGAGGGCGACGTCAAACGGGTTGACCGCGGCGCCCACCTGCGTGGCCTCGCGTTTCAAAAGTTCCACCACCGTCGGCAGACGATCGGGCCGCAGGCGGTCGGCCAGGCTGCCGACGCTGAGTGCCGCCACGGCGTTGCCCGCGCCATCGATGATGGGCACGGCCACGCCTGCCATGCCTTCCAGCAAACCCGTGTTGCGCGCCGCGAACCCTTGGGCGCGCACGCGGTCGATCTCGGTGCGCAGATAGACCTCGTCGTACACCCCGTATTCGCGCAGCCGTGAGAGGTTGAAGCGGATGATTTCCTCGCGTTCGGCCGCGGGCTGGAACGCCAGAATCGACATGGCGGCCTGACCCACGCCCAGCGCCACCCGCCCACCGATGTCGCGGCTGAACGAGCGGATGGGGAACGGCCCCTCGGCGCGATCGACGCACACGGCGTCGAAGCCGCTGCGCACCATCAGAAACACGGTGTCTCCCAGGCTCGCGCACAGGCGCAGCAGCACCGGCCGGCATTGCTGGATGAAAGACCCGGCGTGGCCCGACCGCGCGGCGAGGCAAAACAGCTCAATCCCCAAGCGATAGTGTTTGTTGCGCGTGTCCTGCTCGACCATGCCCTCGGCGACCAGGGCTTGCAGCAGGCGATGCGCCGTGGCCGGGGTCAAGCCCGTTTGGCGCGCCAGGTGCGTGACGCGCGCTCCTTGGGCTGGCGCATCGGCCAGCGCGCGGACGAGAGCGAAAAGCCGGTGAGCGCCGGTGGCGGCGTTTTCTGTCATGGCAAAAAGCAAGAAAACATAAGAAGAGCCGGGTATTTTATTCCGATCATCGAAATAAATGCAAAGAAAAACATCGATTAATGGAATACCCGGGGGCATGTTGATGTCGAATGGGCCAAGAATTTGACGCAGGCGCCTCATTCGTTTTCCAGAGCGCCACCAGCGCCAGGAGCGATCGATGGCATTTCTTTCACTGCACAGCGTCAGCAAGTTCTACGGTTCGAGTTGCGCGGTGTCGGCGTTGAGCCTGGACGTGGCGCAAGGCGAATTCGTCTCGCTGCTGGGCCCTTCCGGGTGCGGCAAGACCACCACCTTGCAAATGGTGGCCGGGTTCGTCCCGGTCTCCAGCGGTCGCATCATGCTGGCGGGCCGGGACATCACCCACGCCAGCCCCGAATCGCGCGGGCTGGGCATCGTGTTTCAAAGCTACGCGCTGTTCCCGCATATGACGGTGGCGCAAAACGTCAGCTTCGGGCTGGAGATGCGCAAGGTCGCGCCTGCGGAGCGGCAGGAGCGCGCGCGCCGCATCCTGTCGCTGGTGCACCTTGATGCCTACGCCGCCCGCTACCCGCGCGAGCTGTCGGGCGGCCAACGCCAGCGCGTGGCACTGGCGCGCGCCCTGGTGATCGAGCCGCCCGTGCTGCTGCTGGACGAGCCGCTGTCGAACCTGGATGCCAAGCTGCGGGCCGACATGCAGCTCGAACTGCGCCAGATTCAGCGCAAGGTCGGCACCACCACGGTGATGGTGACGCACGACCAGAGCGAGGCCTTGTCGGTCAGCGACCGTGTGGTGGTCATGGATGGCGGCGTGGTGCGCCAGATGGGCGCGCCGCTCGACGTTTACGAGCACCCCGGCACCCGCTTTGTGTCGACCTTTGTCGGCCACGCCAACCTGGTGGATGCGCGCGTGTTCATCTGCCCCGCCACCGGGCGCCCACGGGTGGCGTTGGGGTCGCTCGAGCTCGACCTGACCGATGCGGACCTCGGTGCCTCGGCGGCGGCCAGCGCCACTTCTGGCACAGCCCTGGTCAGCATCCGCCCGGAGAAGATCACCCTGCGGCCACGCGGCAGCGCCCATGTCGATGCGCAGGTGCAGGAGCGCTTCTTTTTGGGCAGCCAGTGGCTGTATCGCCTGAAAAGTGACGTTGGCGACTGGATCGTGACGCGGCCCAACGACGGCCATGCATTGTTCGAGCCGGGCGAGTGGGCCGCGCTCGACTGGCCTGCGCACTGCCTGCGTGTGCTGCCCGCCGACGAAGCGGTGGTCGCGTCCGCGGAGACCGGCGCGTGAACGCGCCCGCCGCAACCCTCACGGTCGCGCCCGCGCGTGCTGGCGGCGCGGGCGTCACGCCCTGGCTGCTGACCTTGCCGGGTCTGGCGCTGTTCGCCACGCTGTTGCTGGTGCCCTTGTTGCTGACGGTGATCCTGTCGTTCAACGTGCACGACGCGGCCACGGGCGTGCAGGCGGGCGCGTACACGCTCGCGCATTACCTGCACGTCTTCACCGACAGCTACTTTCTCGAAATCTTCTGGCGCACGCTGTGGATTTCGGCACTGGTCACGCTGCTGTGCCTGCTGATCGGCGCGCCCGAGGCCTACGTGCTCAGCCGCATGGGCGATCCGTGGCGTTCCATCGTGCTGCTGATCGTGCTGGCCCCGCTGATGATCTCGGTGGTGGTGCGCGCGTTCGGCTGGAGCATGCTGCTCGGCCCCGAGGGGCTGGTCAACAACGCGCTGCGCTGGGTGGGGCTGAATCCGGTGCGCATGCTCTACACCGAAATCGCGGTCGTGATTGCGCTGGTGCACGTCATGCTGCCCTTCATGGTGATCCCCGTGTGGACCTCGCTGCAAAAGCTGGACCCGGCGGTGGAGCA belongs to Ottowia testudinis and includes:
- a CDS encoding ATP-binding protein, producing the protein MAKRMIAVREQAGLLASPGLATAPVLDLMCSHFVLTLAAQQGSKFNVRRDINGLMALAGRHLMWPEPVLTRLREFLTRRCKDNEFWRGHEALSNAEFLERHGLWRGPYEEGTLYFYLDEYAKDAPKDLLALLTSTGQWISHALKKQLTLVEKNIDSLSNLLQLNKAERALLLYGTLARYQRDLRSILVEFKVNNAPEAYAAIAELADVPASEVAEALRAGGRLERIGLVENLISEHSITDLADLMKVSEKLPPVLMREYRDRAELMAVFTRPAAKSELKSSDFGFVGDDVQVLIHLLRKAQKTKAQGVNVLMYGPPGTGKTELAKVVAAEAGLDLFEVEYADRDGNSLSGRDRYRSMQIAQVFLKGSQEAALLFDEVEDVFPPISVDAAGLMARAEQQALGAAVGHSVNGKAWVNQILESNPVPTIWVTNRIEQIDPAFRRRFAYHLELKSPPPGAREQLIRKTLDGVPVSDEFVAKLTERKGLTPAQIRTAVRFADLAHVGDSAGGVAFESLIDRQLKNSDAALGRKPDDAQAKKGRRKVTTYDLDMLNVESRFEIPRIVEALKARGHGALCFYGAPGTGKTALGEYIAEHLGQPLIIKQASDLVSKYVGETEQNMAAMFKEATEENAVLLLDEADSFLMDRRGAHRTYEVTEVNEMLQQMERHHGVFICTTNLLDRIDQAALRRFTFKIKFMPLKAEQRERMFVTEALGGNADLMTPDARQRLSKLEQLAPGDFAAVKRQTDILAAEFSVEEFLEQLEAEHRIKPEVREQRSMGFVH
- a CDS encoding IclR family transcriptional regulator, which encodes MTENAATGAHRLFALVRALADAPAQGARVTHLARQTGLTPATAHRLLQALVAEGMVEQDTRNKHYRLGIELFCLAARSGHAGSFIQQCRPVLLRLCASLGDTVFLMVRSGFDAVCVDRAEGPFPIRSFSRDIGGRVALGVGQAAMSILAFQPAAEREEIIRFNLSRLREYGVYDEVYLRTEIDRVRAQGFAARNTGLLEGMAGVAVPIIDGAGNAVAALSVGSLADRLRPDRLPTVVELLKREATQVGAAVNPFDVALRFPLRGQQPPAASEPPQLG
- a CDS encoding ABC transporter ATP-binding protein, which encodes MAFLSLHSVSKFYGSSCAVSALSLDVAQGEFVSLLGPSGCGKTTTLQMVAGFVPVSSGRIMLAGRDITHASPESRGLGIVFQSYALFPHMTVAQNVSFGLEMRKVAPAERQERARRILSLVHLDAYAARYPRELSGGQRQRVALARALVIEPPVLLLDEPLSNLDAKLRADMQLELRQIQRKVGTTTVMVTHDQSEALSVSDRVVVMDGGVVRQMGAPLDVYEHPGTRFVSTFVGHANLVDARVFICPATGRPRVALGSLELDLTDADLGASAAASATSGTALVSIRPEKITLRPRGSAHVDAQVQERFFLGSQWLYRLKSDVGDWIVTRPNDGHALFEPGEWAALDWPAHCLRVLPADEAVVASAETGA
- a CDS encoding ABC transporter permease, which produces MNAPAATLTVAPARAGGAGVTPWLLTLPGLALFATLLLVPLLLTVILSFNVHDAATGVQAGAYTLAHYLHVFTDSYFLEIFWRTLWISALVTLLCLLIGAPEAYVLSRMGDPWRSIVLLIVLAPLMISVVVRAFGWSMLLGPEGLVNNALRWVGLNPVRMLYTEIAVVIALVHVMLPFMVIPVWTSLQKLDPAVEHAALSLQASPFTTLRRIVLPQVMPGMLSGSLIVFGLSASAFAIPGLLGGRRLKMVATLVYDEYLHELNWPLGATISLILLAANLVIMLSLNRLVERRYRKVLG